In Selenomonas sp. TAMA-11512, a genomic segment contains:
- a CDS encoding FAD-dependent oxidoreductase produces the protein MEKQIVILGAGCAGLAAAHELFAHGVTASIYDKKDMWGGLCQSFVIDGYTFDTFAHVNFATDPYVHALLEEKTPYLVHAPEAMNYSRGNWVRNPVQNNLIGLPVEERIRVIKSFLSKGGQEEHMPKDYGAWLRLQYGTYFTENYPARYTRKYWTVEPEALETEWVKGRMYTPTIDEVLQGAMSEDTPNVHYTKVIHYPRYGGYQAFLAPLAEEADLRLGKALVSLDPKKRCMCFSDGTEANYDALISTIPLPFLIESLMIDVPQVVRRAADRLDATGGAIVSIALSCPSRAPALWFYIYDEDIYPARVYAPEIKSPNNVPKGMSAFQAEVYFSRYRPLPCRGEELGYRVVSQLEQMGVLKKSEIVFVDVREEAYANIMFTPTIYEAREVVRSYLSSVGIYTAGRFGTWEYLWTGGSILSGRDVARSILKGMETNDL, from the coding sequence ATGGAAAAGCAGATTGTAATACTAGGCGCCGGCTGCGCAGGGCTTGCTGCGGCGCATGAGCTGTTTGCACACGGTGTTACCGCATCCATCTATGATAAGAAGGATATGTGGGGCGGTCTTTGCCAAAGCTTTGTGATAGATGGATACACGTTTGACACATTTGCGCATGTTAATTTTGCGACGGATCCATATGTTCATGCCTTGCTTGAGGAAAAGACCCCGTATCTGGTTCACGCCCCTGAGGCAATGAATTATAGCCGGGGAAACTGGGTGCGTAATCCGGTACAGAATAATCTTATCGGGCTCCCTGTGGAGGAACGTATTCGTGTCATTAAGAGCTTTCTTTCCAAAGGCGGGCAAGAAGAGCATATGCCCAAGGATTATGGTGCATGGCTAAGGTTGCAATATGGTACATATTTCACGGAGAATTACCCCGCGCGGTACACGCGAAAATATTGGACGGTTGAGCCGGAAGCATTAGAGACCGAATGGGTTAAGGGGCGTATGTACACACCGACAATAGATGAAGTTCTGCAAGGGGCGATGTCAGAGGATACGCCGAACGTTCATTACACAAAAGTCATCCACTATCCCCGGTATGGCGGCTATCAGGCTTTTCTCGCGCCGCTGGCAGAGGAAGCAGATCTCCGCTTAGGGAAGGCACTGGTATCGCTTGACCCTAAAAAGCGATGTATGTGCTTTTCCGATGGAACAGAAGCAAACTATGATGCACTCATTTCGACAATTCCGCTTCCCTTTCTCATCGAGTCGTTGATGATAGACGTTCCGCAGGTCGTGAGGCGAGCGGCGGACAGACTTGATGCTACGGGCGGAGCAATCGTCTCCATTGCTCTGTCTTGTCCTTCGCGTGCACCTGCATTATGGTTTTATATCTATGATGAAGATATCTATCCTGCTCGTGTCTACGCGCCTGAGATTAAGTCTCCCAATAATGTGCCGAAAGGGATGTCTGCTTTTCAAGCAGAAGTCTACTTCTCTCGCTATCGCCCACTTCCTTGTAGAGGAGAGGAACTTGGGTATCGTGTTGTATCCCAATTGGAGCAGATGGGTGTTTTGAAAAAGTCAGAAATAGTTTTCGTAGACGTGCGAGAAGAAGCGTACGCAAATATCATGTTCACACCGACTATTTACGAGGCGCGAGAAGTTGTTCGATCCTATTTATCCTCAGTAGGCATTTATACGGCAGGCCGGTTTGGGACATGGGAATACCTATGGACGGGTGGAAGCATCTTGTCAGGACGTGACGTGGCACGTAGCATCTTAAAGGGAATGGAAACGAATGATTTGTGA